One stretch of Acropora muricata isolate sample 2 chromosome 12, ASM3666990v1, whole genome shotgun sequence DNA includes these proteins:
- the LOC136891717 gene encoding uncharacterized protein isoform X2, with translation MAFCKFFRTIVMALLFGCSVACENVALVSQGRIECRGEGPERPKSDAYIQIQCHGNEQSCYATCDGAISENSNTRFKICKKNGSVCIQSLLDRTVPYVLKVNEAQDLIFERGQCEGKSFLFKEKRIYRQRFYYNYQTESHGPPMRLECSCDDNRLRLRVFNGTNKHHSWFDRL, from the exons ATTGTTATGGCGCTCTTGTTCGGCTGTTCCGTGGCCTGTGAAAATGTTGCATTAGTTTCCCAAGGAAGAATAGAATGTCGTGGCGAAGGGCCAGAACGCCCTAAATCGGACGCATATATCCAGATTCAATGCCATGGAAATGAACAATCCTGCTATGCAACATGCGATGGCGCAATTTCTGAAAACTCTAACACAA GATTTAAGATTTGCAAAAAAAACGGGAGTGTGTGTATTCAGTCCCTTCTTGATCGTACTGTACCATATGTTTTGAAGGTCAACGAAGCGCaagatttaatttttgag CGAGGTCAATGCGAGGGAAAATCTTTCTTatttaaagagaaaagaatatACAGGCAGAGATTTTACTACAATTATCAAACCGAGAGCCACGGACCCCCAATGCGTCTAGAATGTTCCTGCGATGACAATAGGTTAAGACTTCGAGTGTTTAATGGAACTAATAAACACCACTCCTGGTTTGATCgtctttaa
- the LOC136891717 gene encoding uncharacterized protein isoform X3 codes for MVFCKFFRTIVMALLFGCSVACENVALVSQGRIECRGEGPERPKSDAYIQIQCHGNEQSCYATCDGAISENSNTRFKICKKNGSVCIQSLLDRTVPYVLKVNEAQDLIFERGQCEGKSFLFKEKRIYRQRFYYNYQTESHGPPMRLECSCDDNRLRLRVFNGTNKHHSWFDRL; via the exons ATGGTGTTCTGCAAATTCTTTCGCACA ATTGTTATGGCGCTCTTGTTCGGCTGTTCCGTGGCCTGTGAAAATGTTGCATTAGTTTCCCAAGGAAGAATAGAATGTCGTGGCGAAGGGCCAGAACGCCCTAAATCGGACGCATATATCCAGATTCAATGCCATGGAAATGAACAATCCTGCTATGCAACATGCGATGGCGCAATTTCTGAAAACTCTAACACAA GATTTAAGATTTGCAAAAAAAACGGGAGTGTGTGTATTCAGTCCCTTCTTGATCGTACTGTACCATATGTTTTGAAGGTCAACGAAGCGCaagatttaatttttgag CGAGGTCAATGCGAGGGAAAATCTTTCTTatttaaagagaaaagaatatACAGGCAGAGATTTTACTACAATTATCAAACCGAGAGCCACGGACCCCCAATGCGTCTAGAATGTTCCTGCGATGACAATAGGTTAAGACTTCGAGTGTTTAATGGAACTAATAAACACCACTCCTGGTTTGATCgtctttaa
- the LOC136891717 gene encoding uncharacterized protein isoform X1, translating into MAFCKFFRAIVMALLFGCSVACENVALVSQGRIECRGEGPERPKSDAYIQIQCHGNEQSCYATCDGAISENSNTRFKICKKNGSVCIQSLLDRTVPYVLKVNEAQDLIFERGQCEGKSFLFKEKRIYRQRFYYNYQTESHGPPMRLECSCDDNRLRLRVFNGTNKHHSWFDRL; encoded by the exons ATGGCGTTCTGCAAATTTTTTCGCGCA ATTGTTATGGCGCTCTTGTTCGGCTGTTCCGTGGCCTGTGAAAATGTTGCATTAGTTTCCCAAGGAAGAATAGAATGTCGTGGCGAAGGGCCAGAACGCCCTAAATCGGACGCATATATCCAGATTCAATGCCATGGAAATGAACAATCCTGCTATGCAACATGCGATGGCGCAATTTCTGAAAACTCTAACACAA GATTTAAGATTTGCAAAAAAAACGGGAGTGTGTGTATTCAGTCCCTTCTTGATCGTACTGTACCATATGTTTTGAAGGTCAACGAAGCGCaagatttaatttttgag CGAGGTCAATGCGAGGGAAAATCTTTCTTatttaaagagaaaagaatatACAGGCAGAGATTTTACTACAATTATCAAACCGAGAGCCACGGACCCCCAATGCGTCTAGAATGTTCCTGCGATGACAATAGGTTAAGACTTCGAGTGTTTAATGGAACTAATAAACACCACTCCTGGTTTGATCgtctttaa